From a region of the Cololabis saira isolate AMF1-May2022 chromosome 8, fColSai1.1, whole genome shotgun sequence genome:
- the pth4 gene encoding parathyroid hormone 4 → MMQMSHKLVQLFAVMLLVIFATGRCQQSDGRRAVTEHQLMHDRGRNIQSLKRLIWLSSAIEGLHTAQARSAASNPSKLLHPALNPALNPALNPALVPAAGSLQPAQVQSILRDFFYPHLAQLSDGEP, encoded by the exons aTGATGCAGATGTCCCACAAGCTTGTGCAGTTGTTTGCCGTCATGCTTCTTGTCATCTTTGCAACTGGCCGGTGTCAACAGAGCGACGG CCGCCGGGCTGTGACCGAACACCAGCTGATGCACGACCGCGGCAGGAACATCCAGAGTCTGAAGAGACTCATCTGGCTGTCCAGCGCCATCGAGGGTCTGCACACAGCCCAGGCGCGCTCTGCTGCGTCCAACCCGTCAAAGCTCCTGCATCcagctctgaatccagctctgaatcCAGCCCTGAATCCAGCCCTGGTTCCTGCTGCAGGAAGCCTCCAGCCCGCACAGGTCCAGAGCATCTTGAGAGACTTCTTTTATCCCCACTTGGCTCAACTGTCTGATGGAGAGCCCTAA